A window of Actinomycetota bacterium genomic DNA:
GAACCTGCAGAGTTGGGACTGGCAGCAGGAGTTGTCGTGAGCCACATCTTCCTTCCCCCTCAGGGGGAAGTGGCCGAGGCGAGGAACGAGGCGCGGCCGATGGGGGTGGTGCCATGGCCGGCGGAGGAGCGATACGAAATACCTGGTACTTGGCACTTCGTACTCGGTGTCAGCCATGACACCTGACACCGGTCTGCGAACCCGCTGGCTGGGGCGGCTCCCATACGCCGAGGCGTGGGACCTGCAGAAGGCCATATGGGAGGGTCGCACGACCGGCCGAACCGTCGACGACTATCTGCTGTTGCTCGAACATCCCCACGTCTACACGATCGGGCGCCACGGCGACCGGGCCAACCTGCTGGTGTCGAACGAGCGCCTCGCCCAGCTGAACGCCGAGGTGTTCGACATCGACCGGGGTGGCGACATCACCTACCACGGTCCCGGCCAGCTCGTCGGCTATCCGATCGTCGCACTGGACGACACGAAGCGGGTCTCCGCGTACGTGCACGGCCTCGAAGCCGCGCTGATGTCCACGCTCGCCGACTTCGGGATCGAATCGTGGACCGAACGTGACTTCACGGGAGTCTGGACCGCCAAAGGCAAGGTCGCCGCGATCGGCATCAGGGTCGCCCAGGGCGTCACGATGCACGGGTTCGCCGTGAATGTGAACACCGACATGTCGTACTTCGGCCACATCAACCCGTGTGGCATCACCGACCGTGCCGTCGTCTCGATGCAGGCATTGCTCGGGACCGACATCTCCCTCGAAGAAGTGGTCGAGCACCTCATCCCGCGTTTCGTCGAGGCCTTCGGGTATGCGAATAGCGAGACACAGCTCGGTGCATTCACACGGGGCCAGGGCCGTGCCCGAACCTTCGAGGTGGATCGGTTGCTCGCCTCGGGAACGTTCTCGCCGGACCGGCACGAGACCGCACCGATCACGCTCAAGGGCGGGCGCCTCCCCGGTGAGCCCGAACGCCCGGACTGGATGCGGGTGAAGGCCCACATGGGCGCCGAGTACGTCGCGCTGAAGTCGATGATGCGTGATCTGGATCTCAACACTGTCTGTGAGGACGCCGGCTGTCCGAACATCTTCGAGTGCTGGGAATCGGGGACGTCGACACTGATGATCCTCGGCGACCGATGCACCCGCGCGTGCAGTTTCTGCGATGTCGCAACCGGCAAGCCGGTCGAACTCGACCTCGACGAACCCGAACGTGCCGCAGAGGCGATCGAACGGATGGAGTTGCGCCATGCGGTGATCACGTCGGTGAACCGTGACGATCTCGAAGACGGTGGCTCGGGCATCTTCGCCCAAACCATCGAGGCCGTGCACCGGCGGGTTCCCGAATGCGACGTCGAAGTGCTGATCCCCGACTTCAAGGGCTCCAAGAAGGATCTGCAGACGGTGATGGACGCCGGACCGGCCGTTCTGAACCACAACACCGAGACGGTGCTGCGCCTCCAGAGAGACGTCCGGACCGCAGCCAACTACGGAAGGTCACTCGCCCTGCTGGCGCGGGCCAAATGGCTGAACCCGAACGGTTCGGTCAAGTCGGGACTCATCGTCGGGATGGGCGAGACGAAGGACGAGGTCCTGGGTGCGCTCGCCGACCTGAGGGCCGTCGGCGTGGACATCGTCACGATCGGCCAGTACCTGCGTCCGAGTGCGAAACATCGTCCGATCCACCGGTACGTTCATCCGGACGAGTTCGCCGAGTACATGGACTACGGCGAGAAGCTCGGGCTGGCCCATGTCGAGGCCGGACCGCTGGTGCGTTCGAGCTACCACGCCCGCGAGGCGATCGAAGCCGCGAGAGCCGGCACCCGGGTCGGCGTGTCATGATGGACTACGCAGCCAGGATCCGGGCCGCCAGGACGCTGATGGCAGATCGTGGCCTGGATGCGATGCTGCTTTCGCTCGGTGCGGATCTGCCGTATTTCACCGGATACTCGGCGATGCCGTTGGAACGGCTCACGATGTTCGTGCTTCCCGTTGCGGGGCCGGCAGCACTTGTCGTGCCCGAGCTGGAGGCGCCGCGCGTCGTCGAGAAGCCGGACGTGTTCGAGGTTCGCCCGTGGGGTGAGACCGAGAACCCGGTGCGTATGGTCGCAGACCTGGTGTCGGGCGCTCGTCGGGTCGCGATCGGTGACCAGACGTGGTCGACGTTTCTGCTGCAACTCCAGGAGCACCTCTCGCAGGCCGTTTTCGTCCAGGCATCGTCCCTCACCGCGGAACTGCGGATGCACAAGGACGCTGCGGAGATCGACCTGCTGCGCCGGGCCGGTGCCGCCGCGGACCGGGTGGCGGTCCGTCTCGCCGACGTCCGGTTCTCCGGGAAGACCGAACGGGAGCTGTCCCGGACGATCGCCGACATGCTGCTCGAAGAAGGCCACGAGAGGGTCGACTTCGCGATCGTCGGGTCGGGACCGAACGGGGCGTCGCCACATCACGAGGGGTCGGATCGGGTGATCGGCATCGGCGATGCCGTCGTGTGTGACTTCGGCGGGGTCCTCGGCGGGTACTACTCGGACAC
This region includes:
- the lipA gene encoding lipoyl synthase, encoding MTPDTGLRTRWLGRLPYAEAWDLQKAIWEGRTTGRTVDDYLLLLEHPHVYTIGRHGDRANLLVSNERLAQLNAEVFDIDRGGDITYHGPGQLVGYPIVALDDTKRVSAYVHGLEAALMSTLADFGIESWTERDFTGVWTAKGKVAAIGIRVAQGVTMHGFAVNVNTDMSYFGHINPCGITDRAVVSMQALLGTDISLEEVVEHLIPRFVEAFGYANSETQLGAFTRGQGRARTFEVDRLLASGTFSPDRHETAPITLKGGRLPGEPERPDWMRVKAHMGAEYVALKSMMRDLDLNTVCEDAGCPNIFECWESGTSTLMILGDRCTRACSFCDVATGKPVELDLDEPERAAEAIERMELRHAVITSVNRDDLEDGGSGIFAQTIEAVHRRVPECDVEVLIPDFKGSKKDLQTVMDAGPAVLNHNTETVLRLQRDVRTAANYGRSLALLARAKWLNPNGSVKSGLIVGMGETKDEVLGALADLRAVGVDIVTIGQYLRPSAKHRPIHRYVHPDEFAEYMDYGEKLGLAHVEAGPLVRSSYHAREAIEAARAGTRVGVS
- a CDS encoding aminopeptidase P family protein; this encodes MDYAARIRAARTLMADRGLDAMLLSLGADLPYFTGYSAMPLERLTMFVLPVAGPAALVVPELEAPRVVEKPDVFEVRPWGETENPVRMVADLVSGARRVAIGDQTWSTFLLQLQEHLSQAVFVQASSLTAELRMHKDAAEIDLLRRAGAAADRVAVRLADVRFSGKTERELSRTIADMLLEEGHERVDFAIVGSGPNGASPHHEGSDRVIGIGDAVVCDFGGVLGGYYSDTTRMFVVGEAPEGFAEPFAVLRRAQAAAVEAVRTGVTAESIDAVARGVITDGGYGEFFIHRTGHGIGLDVHEHPYIVEGNDTVLAPGITFSVEPGIYLPGRFGMRIEDIVTVTDDGVERLNRSSRDLVTVR